The Streptomyces armeniacus genomic interval CCGCTGCCACGCCGCGAACTCCCGCTCGGAGCCGGTGAACCGGTCGAACGCCTCCCGCGTACGCGCCGTGCCGCCGCCCGCCAGCAGCCCCGTCGGCTGCCCGCCGCGCACGGCCGGGGTGTACGACGACACGGCGCGCTTCCGTACGGTGAAGCGCAGCCCCAGGTCGTCGAGGATCCGCTGCGGGAGCAGGCTGACGAGGTACGAGTACGCCGACAGCCGGGCGTCCACACCGCGGAACGGGCGGGTCGAGACGGCGGCGCCGCCCGTGTGCGGCCGGCGTTCGAGCACCAGCACGCTGAGCCCGGCTCGGGCGAGATAGGCCGCGGCGACCAGGCCGTTGTGACCGCCGCCGACGATCACGGCGTCATACGAGGGCTGGGCAGGCATGGCTCTTGGTAACACGCTCCGCGGGACCCCCGCCAGCGCACGTACGGCGGCGGCGCGACCCTCGGCGCGCACCTCGGGCGCGTGCGCACCGGGCCGTCAGCATCCCGCCGTACCGCCGCCCTGCCGGCGGCGCAGGGCCTCCACCTGCCGGTACAGCTCGGCGGCCTCGGCGCCGCGGCCCAGCCGGTCCAGGCAGTGCGCCTCGTCGTTGCGGCTGCTGAGGGCGTCCGGGTGGTCGGCGCCGAGCACGCGCTGGCGGGCGTCGGCCACCTGGCGGTACACCGCCAGGGCCTCGGCCCAGCGGTCCAGGCGGCCCAGGGCGACGGCCAGTTCGCGGCGGCTCACGAGGGTGTCGGGGTGGTCGGCGCCGAGCGCCCGTTCGCGGAGCGCGCTCACGTCCCGTGCCTGGGCGAGCGCCTCGTCCCAGCGCCCGAGGCGGCCCAGGTTGACGCCGACCCCGTGCCGGGCGCGGAGCGTCTCCGGGTGGACGGGGCCGTGCGCGCGGGTACGGGCGTCGGCCAGCTCGCGGTAGAGCTCCAGGGCCTCCTCGGAGCGGCCGAGCCGGCCCAGGCTGATGCCGGCCTCGTAGCGGGCGGCGAGCGTGTCGGGGTGGTCCGGCCCGAGGGTGCGGGCGCGGGCGTCGGCGACGTCGAGGTACGTGCGCAGCGCCTCCTCCCACCGGTCGAGCCGCCCCAGCGCGTACGCCACCTCGTACCGGGTGACGAGCGTGTCCTTGTGGACCGGGCCCAGCACCCTGGCGCGCGCCCCGGCGACGTCGCTCGCCATGCGGTACGAGTCCTCCAGCCGCCCGAGCCGGCTCAGGTTGAACGCGAGGTTGTGCCGGCACAGCAGCGTGTCCGGGTGGTCGGCGCCCATGGTGCGCTCCCGTGCGGCGAGCACCTCCGTGTACACCGCGTGCGCCTCCGTGTGGCGGCCGAGCCTGCCCAGCACGTACGCCGACTCCTGCCGCGCGGCGAGCGTCTCGGGGTGGTCGTGCCCGAGCGCGCGTTCCCGTCCGGCGACCACCTGCTCGTACGCGCGTACCGCGTCGGCGTGCCGGCCGAGGCGGCACAGCGCGAACCCGATCTCGTACCGGCTCACCAGGGTGTCCGGGTGGTCGGGGCCGAGCGCGCGCTCGCGTTCGGCGGCGACCGCCCGGTGCGTCTCCTCCGCCTCCGCCCAGCGGCCCAGCCGGCCGAGGCTCAGGCCGGCGCTGTGCCGGTCGGCGAGCAGCGCGAGCTGCTCCGGCGGGGGCGCGGCGGCGCCCGTACGGTGCGCCGCGCCGGCCGGCGCGGCGGGCGCCCCCGTACGGCCTGCTGCGGCGACGGCCGCCGGGCCGGGGGCGACGACGAGCGGCGGCTGCGTCGGCCCGGTCCACTGCCCGGTCAGCCCGGCGACCGCGCCGCCCGGGTGCGGCTCGCTGCGTACCTGCCCGGAGCCGGTGGCCTTCGAGCCCGTGCCGATCCCCTGCGTCCAGTGCGGCATGCGGAACGCGTGGTCCGGCTGCGTCGGCGTCGCCTCCGGCGGGAGGCCGGGCCGCGTGACGCCGGTGAGCTGCCGTACGAGCGCCGCGGCGTCGTCGGGCCGCTCCTCCGGCTGCTTCGCGAGCAGCGCGAGGATGGCCCGGTCCAGCGGCTCGGGGAGGTCGGCGCGGCGGCTGCGGGGCGGCGCGGGCGGGGTGTCGCGGTGGCTCACGAGGACGGCCCAGGCGTCGCCGTTGTCGAACGGCGGCGCGCCGGTGGCGAGTTCGTACAGGACGCAGCCCAGCGAGTACAGGTCGCTGCGGTGGTCGACGTACGCGCCGGCGATCTGCTCCGGGGACATGTAGTGCGGGGTGCCCATGGCGATGCCGCCGCCCGTGAGCCGGGAGGTGAAGCCGATGTCGTGGCCCAGCCGGGCGATGCCGAAGTCGCAGATCTTGACGGAGCCGTCGGCGGTGCGCATCACGTTGGCGGGCTTGAGGTCCCGGTGCACGATGCCCTGGTCGTGGGTGTAGGCGAGCGCGGCGGCGACCTGTCCCGCGATGTCGGTGACCTCGGGGACGGGCAGCGGCTGGTGGCCGTTGGCGTTGAGCAGCTGGCTGAGGTTGTGCCCGTCGAGGAGCTCCATCACGAGGTACAGCACGCCGTCGTGTTCGCCGAAGTCGTGTACGACGGTGACGCCGCGGTGCTGGAGCGAGGCGGCGACGCGGGCCTCGCGGCGGAAGCGCTCGCGCAGCACCGGCATGAAGGACCGGTCGCCGGCCTGGCCCGCGGGCTTGAGGCACTTCACGGCCACGGCCCTGCCGAGCGACTCGTCGCGGGCCCGCCACACTTCGCCCATGCCACCGCGCCCGATGAGCTCCAGCAGCTGGTAACGGCCCTGGATCAGCGCGGTATCCGCCATCGCCGCAGTCGCCCCCGTCGTCGCCCCGGTCCTCCCCCGCCCAGTATGGCGTCCGGGCTGCGGCCTGTGTATGCCGATGTATGCCGAGCGGGCGGCGTACCGGAGTCGGCCGCAAGCTGGAAGTGCACGCGGCGGGTCGTTCCGCCGGACGCCCGTGAACTGCTTGAGTGGTGCCGTCCGTGACGGCGCTGTACTGGGAGGCCCGTGATGAAGCAGCTGATCAACGTTCCGGAGACCGTGGTGGCCGATGCGTTGCGCGGAATGGCCGCCGCGCATCCGGAGCTGACGGTCGACGTGGAGAACCGCGTGGTCGTACGGGGCGACGCGCCCGTACAGGACAAGGTGGCGCTGATCTCCGGCGGCGGCTCCGGCCACGAGCCGCTGCACGGCGGCTTCGTGGGCTACGGGATGCTGGACGCGGCCTGCCCCGGCGAGGTGTTCACCTCGCCCGTGCCGGACCAGATGGTGCGCGCCGCGGCGGCCGTGGACAGCGGCGCGGGCGTGCTGTTCATCGTGAAGAACTACACCGGTGACGTGCTGAACTTCGACATGGCGGCCGACATGGCCGAGGACGAGGGCGTGGCCGTCGCGAAGGTCCTCGTGGAGGACGACGTCGCCGTCACGGACAGCACGTTCACCGCGGGCCGGCGCGGCACGGGCGCCACCCTGTTCGTGGAGAAGATGGCGGGCGCCGCCGCGCAGGAGGGCGCGCCGCTGGAACGCGTGGAGGCGGTCGCCCGCAAAGTCGCCGGATCGGCGCGCAGTTTCGGGGTGGCGCTCAGCGCGTGCACGACACCGGCCAAGGGCAGCCCCACCTTCGATCTGCCGCCCGGCGAACTCGAGCTGGGCATCGGCATCCACGGCGAACCCGGCCGGGAACGCCGCGCCATGATGACCTCCGGCGAGATCGCCGACTTCGCCGTCGACGCCGTCCTCGACGACCTCGCACCGGACGGGCCGGTCCTCGCCCTCGTCAACGGGATGGGCGGGACACCGCTGCTGGAGCTCTACGGCTTCGCCGCCGAGGTGCACCGGGTGCTCGCCGAGCGCGGCGTGGCCGCCACGCGCACCCTCGTCGGCAACTACGTCACCTCACTCGACATGGCCGGCGCCTCGGTGACGCTGTGCCGCGCGGACGAGGAACTGCTGCGGCTGTGGGACGCGCCGGTCCGTACGCCCGGACTGCGCTGGGGGGCGTGACGCGTGCCGGAACGTGAGGCGCTCGCGCCCCGTGCGGACGCTCGTGTGGGCATCGTGCTGGTATCGCACAGCGCCGACGTCGCCGCCTCGGTCGCGCACCTCGCCACGGCCCTCGCGGGCGGTGGCGAGGTGGCGCCCGTCAGGGCGGCAGGCGGCACCCCGGACGGGGGCATCGGCACGAACGCGGACGGCATCACCGAGGCGGCGCGTGCCGCCGACGAGGGCGCGGGCGTGGTGCTGCTGGCCGACCTGGGCAGCGCGGTGCTGACGGTCAAGACGCTGCTGGCCGAGGACGAACTGCCGCCCGGCTCGGAGCTGTTGGACGCACCGTTCGTGGAGGGCGCGGTGGCCGCGCTGGTGACCGCGTCGGCGGGAGCCGACCGGGCGGCGGTCGCGGCGGCGGCCCGCGAGGCGTACGACTACCGCAAGACGTAACTCCGCCCCGGCCGCCCCTGGCCCGTCCGGCGCCCGGTCCACAACCGCCACCACCCCAAGCCCGTCCGGCGCTTGAGGACGGCCCTCAGCCCACTACCGGGCGGCACCCACCGACGGGCGCTCACCGCCTCGTACCCGGACGCGGCCCGGAAGGGGCCCAGGTTCGTCCTCAATCGCCGGACGGGCTGTACTGGGCAAAGGCCGCTCTCACCTGCGGCCGACCCCCATTGGGGGTGCCGGACGGGCTGGATTGGGCCGGCGAGGGGCGCCGTCAGGCAGCGGGCGGGGCGGGGTGTTCGAACCACGCCGGTCCGTCCCCCGCCGCCTGCTTGATCCGCATCAGCGCGAACTCCTCCAGCGGCGGCAGCGCGTCCCGCTCGAACCAGCCGACCTCCAGCGACTCGTCGTCGTTCACCTGCGCCTCGCCGCCGACGGCCCGGCAGCGGAACGCGATGTCCATGAACTGGCACCGGTCGCCGTTCGGGTACTCCACCGGTTCCATGCCCTGGACGAGGATCACCCGCTCCGGCACGCACCGCACCGCCGTCTCCTCGTACACCTCGCGCACCGCCGTGGCGGCGGGCTGCTCGCCCGGCTCGGCGATGCCTCCGATGATCGACCAGCCTCCGGTGTCGGCCCGGCGGGCCAGCAGCACGCGGTCCTCGTCGTCCAGTACGACCGCGCTGACGCCGGGGAGGAAGAGCAGCTGCCGTCCCGCGGTGACGCGCAGTTCGCGGATGAAGTCGGGAGTAGCCATGCGCTCGACTCTACGTGCTGCGGGCGGACGTTCCGTGGCCACTCCGGGCGCTCCGGTCCCGCCCGAGACCTGCACACTCCGTACGTTCAGCCGTTACGGTGGGCAGCCTGAGTCACGGCCGCTTCCCGCAACCCCACACGGTGGCGCGGCGCCCACAGGCCCGGGGGGGGTCGTACGGCTTATGGCGTCACCCGTACTGGAGCAGCCCGCAGCCGCCGCACGCGGCGGGAACGCGTCCGACATCGCCGGCACCCTCGTCCTGGGCAGCTGCGCCGCCTGGGCGCTGATCACCGCCGCGGGCCGCGACTCCCGTCCCGAAGGGGTGCTGCTCGCGGTGCTCGCGGTCGCCGCGGGCTACGCGTGCGGGCGCGTCACCGGCGCCCTGCTGCCCGTGGCCGCGCCCGCGCTGGCCGCGCTGGGCTGCGTCGCGCTGGCGCTGGCGTCGCCCCGCGTGGTGCCGGGGGCGATGGCCGCCGCGACCGGCGCGGAGCCCGCCGGGCGGAACGGCGCCACCGCCGCGCTGCTCATCCTCGCGGCCGGCGCGGCCTGCTGCGCCGCGGCGGCGGCGCGCTCCCGGCGCGTACGGCCGGCGCTGCGGCTGCTCGCGGTGTGCGTGGTGGCGGTGGCGCTGGCGTACGGGCCGCCGGCGGCGTTCGCGGCGGCGCTCGGCGTGCTGCTGGCGTCGCTCGGCGCGGAACGCATGCGGCGCCGCCTGCTCGGTCTGGCCGGGCTGGCCCTGCTGACCGCTTCGGTGACGGGCGGCGTCTGGGCGGTGGCCGGCGACCGTGCGCCGGACGGGCTGACGGCGGCCGTCGAGGGGCAGGTGACCGAGCAGCGTAAGGCGCTGTGGGCGGACGCGGTGGACGCCGTGCGGGAGCGTCCGCTGATGGGCTACGGCCCGGACACGTTCGGCGATCTGGGCGATCCGGCGCAGCGGACGGCCGTGTCGGACGGGAAGCCGCACTCGGCGCTGCTGCAGGTCACCTCGGAGCAGGGGGTGCCGGGCGGTGTGCTGCTGGCGGCGGCGTTCGGCTGGCTGCTGCTGGCCCTGTGGGCGTCGCCGTGCGGCACGCCGGTGGTGCTCACCGCGGGCGCGGCGCTGACCGCGGTGGCCGTGCTGGCGTGCGTGTCCAACGCGCTGAGCTTCACGGCGGTGACGACTGGTGCCGGTGCGCTCGCGGGGATCGCGACGGCGCGCAGGCTGTCGTAGGGCTGAGCGTTCCCGTGTGCCGCGGGCGGTGGCGGGGCCGCGTCAGGCTTCCGCGGTGTGCCCGCCGCCGAGCGGCGGACCGTTGCGTCCGGAGCGGTGCAGCCGCTGCCGGATCACGTCGACGGCCGCCTCCGCGTCGTCCACCGTCACGGTGAACACGCGGCCGTCGCCCAGCGTGAGCACAAGGCCCTCGCCGCGCCGTACGACCACGGCCGTGCCCTGCTCCGGCCGCCAGCGGTAGCCCCAGCCGCCCCACTTCCGCGGCGTGACCTCGGGCGCGTGATCGGCCTCGACCACGTCCGCCAGCCGGATGCGCCGCCGGGGCAGTCCGGCGTGCCCGCAGCGCACCTCGAGCGCCTCGTGGTCGACGCGGACGCGCACGGTGACGAACGCCAGGGTGCCGAACAGCATCAGCAGTCCTGCCGCCACGCAGCCGATGACGGACATCAGCAGTGGTACGACGTTGTGGGTCCAGGCGGTGGTCACGGCGAGGACTATGCCCAGTGCCAGGCAGCCGGCGCCGAGGGTGGCCAGGGGCCACTGGAGGCGGTTGCGCGCGTGGCCCGTCCAGAGGGCGGGCTGCCGTGTGCCGGCGGGGGCGGTCTCCGCACACGCCCCCTGGGGACGGGGGTGGTCGCTCATGTGCCGCAGCCTACGCCCGAACGTGTGCCGCCACCCAGGGTGTCGCCCGTCCGGGTGACGCATCACACCGCGCCGCGTGGCGTGGTGCCTGGTCAGGGCGTTGCGGGGACGCCGGCGAGCAGCCGGCCCTCGGCGTAGCCGAGCGCGGCCGGGGGCAGCTCGGCGGGGGCGCCGCCGAGCAGCACGGTGAGGCCGCCGGCGGCCTCGGCGTCGGGGGCGGGCCGTACGCCCGCGCGGCGCAGCGCCTGGGCGGCGACGGCCGCGGCCGAGCCGCGCAGGTCGGCGGGTGGCGCCGCGGACGGGGCGGTGGCGGCGCGGATGCGGGTGGCGACCAGCTCGTAGTGTGTGCAGCCGAGCACGACGGTCTGTACGTCCCTCGGTGTGAGGAGCGCGGCGGCGCTGATGGCGGCGTCGATGGCGGGTTCGTCGCCGGTCTCGACGGCGTCGGCGAGGCCGTGGCAGGGCACCTCGGTGATCCGGGCGCCGTTCCCGAACTCCTCGATGAGGCGGCGCTGGTACGGGCTGCCGGTCGTGGCCGGGGTCGCCCAGACGGCGACCGGTCCGCCCTCGGCCGCGGCTGGCTTCACCGCGGGCACCGTACCGACCACCGGCAGGCCCGGCTCCAGCTCGGCGCGGAGCGCCGGCAGCGCGTGCACCGAGGCGGTGTTGCAGGCGACGATCAGCGCGTCCGGCTCGTACGCGGCGGCGGCGCGCGCGCAGGCCAGCGCGCGTTCGGCGATGTCCGCGGACGTACGCGGCCCCCAGGGCATGCTGCCGGGGTCGGAGGAGAGTACGAGGTCGGCGTCCGGCCGCAGCCGGCGTACGGCGGCGGCCGCGGCGAGCAGCCCGAGGCCGGAGTCCAGGAGCGCGATTCTCACGGGCACAGCGTACGGTGCGGCCGCCTGGCGCGGCCCGCCGGTCCCGCGCCGACCGCGCCGCGCGGGCGTACGGCGCGCCGGAACGGAGCCGTGCACCGCACGGCTGCCGCGCGGGGCGCGGGTTCTCCGGCAGACTGCGCCGGGTGAGCGTGCTGACCTGGATGGCCGTGGCCGCACTCGGCACATGGGCCTGGCTGCTGCTGTGCCAGGGGTTCTTCTGGCGTACGGACGTCCGCCTGCCGCACCGTACGGCGCCGGACCGCGCGGCGTCCCGCGGCGGGCGGCCGGGACGTGCGGAGCCGGAGCGGTGGCCGCCGGTCGCCGTCGTGGTCCCCGCGCGGGACGAGGCCGGGGTGCTGCCGCGGAGCCTGCCGTCGCTGCTGGCGCAGAAGTACCCGGGCCGCGCCGAGGTGTTCCTCGTCGACGACGGCAGCACCGACGGCACCGGCGCCCTCGCCCGCGCGCTCGCCGACGGACACCCCGGAGGGCTGCCCCTGACGGTGGACTCCCCCGGCGAACCGGAACCGGGCTGGACCGGCAAGCTGTGGGCCGTACGGCACGGGATGGCGCTGGCCCGCGACCGTACGGACGCCGAGTACCTGCTGCTGACGGACGCGGACATCGCGCACGACCCGGACTCGCTGCGCGACCTCGTGTCCGCCGCGCGTACGGGCGGCCTGGAACTCGTGTCGCAGATGGCGCGGCTGCGCGTGGCGAGCGGCTGGGAGCGGCTGCTCGTGCCCGCGTTCGTGTACTTCTTCGGGCAGCTCTTTCCGTTCCGCCGGGTCAACCGGCCGTCCGCCCGTACGGCCGCCGCCGCGGGCGGCTGCATGCTGCTGCGTACGGACGCGGCCGTACGCGAGCGGCTGCCGGACAGCATCCGGCAGGCGGTGATCGACGACGTGACGCTGGCGCGCGCGGTGAAGCGCGGCGGCAGCGGCCGGATCTGGCTGGGGCTCGCCGACGGCGTGGCCAGCGTGCGCCCGTACGACGGGCTGCGCGAGCTGTGGCGGATGGTGGCGCGCAGCGCGTACGCCCAGCTGCGGCACAGCCCGGCGGTCCTGATCGGTACGGTCGCGGGCCTGGTGCTGGTCTATCTCGTGCCGCCGGCCACCGCGCTGGCCGGGGCCGCGACGGGGAACTGGGCCGCGGCGGCCGCCGGCGGCGCGGCGTGGGCGGTGATGACGGCGACGTACGTGCCGATGCTGCGCTACTACCGGCAGCCGCCGTGGCTCGCGCTCACACTGCCGCTGACGGCCGCGCTCTACCTGCTGATGACGGTCGACTCCGCCGTGCAGCACCACCGGGGGCGCGGTGCGGCCTGGAAGGGCCGCACCTACCCCTGATCCTCCTGCCGGCCTGCCCGAATCAGCCGGCCTGCGCGGTCACTTGCGGCCGGGCGTCCACTGCATGCCCCAGCCGTACGCGTAGTCGACGGTCCGCTGCGGGCTGACGCCCCGGTCCGGCACCAGGTAGCGGGCCTCGCGCTGGACGTGAAGCTCGCCGCCCTGGTTGGTGAGCAGGGCGAGCGCGCAGACCGTCGAGGGGACGGTGCACTCGTCGAGGTGGAAGTCGACGGGCGCGCCGTGCTGCGGCTGCAGCGTGACGGTGGCGTTGAGGTTGGCGAAGCTGCGCGCGCCCTCGTACACGGTGACGAACAGCAGGATGCGCCGCAGGTCCTTCACGTGGTCGAGGTTGACGGTGAGGTTCTCGCCGGACTCGACGGCGCCGGTGCGGTCGTCTCCGTCGAGGTGGATGTACGGCGGCTGGTGCAGCGCGCCGAAGGCGTTGCCGAGCGCCTGGACGACTCCCTTGCGGCCGTCGGCGAGTTCGTACAGCGCGCACAGGTCGAGGTCGAGGTCGGAGTGCATGGCCATGGCGCGGCCCAGCTTGCGGCCCCAGCCCGAGAACTGCTTGTGCACCTGCCAGTTGAGGTTGACGCGCAGCATGCCCGAGGTGCCGCCCTGCTTGCTGAGCGACACGGACGGCGCCGACTTCGTCAGCGTGACCTTGCTCAGCTGTACGGGTCCGCCGCCGGTCTGCGGGGCGGGTGCGGGTGCCTGGGGCGCCTGCGGGGCGGGTGCGGGCGGCGGCCGGTACGGCGCGGGACGCGTGCGCCGCGTGTGCGCTGGCCGCGGCGCTTGCGACCGTGACGGAGCCCGAGGAGGGGCTGGGCCGGCTCGACGCGGTGGGCGGCGACGGCGATCACGGCCAGGGCATGGTGCGCGGCCTGCGCGGCGCCCGCGCCGCGGCCCGCGCGGAGGAGGCGGCACGTACGGGGGCGGGTTCCCGTACGGAAGCGGGCGTGCGTACGGAAGCGGGCGCGCGTACGCGCGCAGGGGCACGCACGGAAGCGGGGGCACGCACGGAATCGTTGGCGCGGTGCTTTTTTTTTTTTTCAAGCGAGATGTGTATAGGAGACCGGGGCACCCCAAGCCGTCGGAGCCACGGAGCCATACGCCCGGAATGACCCATTCGCCGCATCGCACACCCCTTACACTCGCACAGAGCGCCCCAGACCTCGGCTGCGAAATGATCAGCTCCGCCCCGAGGAGGCACTTGGTGCACGAGGCACAGGAAACCACTCTCCCCGCCCCGGCCGCGCCCGACGTTCCCGCGCAGGCCGCCCGACACGCCGCGCTCACCAAGCAGGTCACCGCGGCGGGCCTGATGCGCCGCCGTACGGGCTACTACATCGCCCGCATCGCCCTGGTGAGCGTCCTCTACGCCGCGGGCTGGACCGCCTTCGTCCTCGTCGGCGACAGCTGGTGGAACCTCGCCGTCGCCGCGTATCTGGCCGCCGTCTTCGGCCAAGTGGCGCTGGTGGCGCACGACG includes:
- a CDS encoding serine/threonine-protein kinase gives rise to the protein MADTALIQGRYQLLELIGRGGMGEVWRARDESLGRAVAVKCLKPAGQAGDRSFMPVLRERFRREARVAASLQHRGVTVVHDFGEHDGVLYLVMELLDGHNLSQLLNANGHQPLPVPEVTDIAGQVAAALAYTHDQGIVHRDLKPANVMRTADGSVKICDFGIARLGHDIGFTSRLTGGGIAMGTPHYMSPEQIAGAYVDHRSDLYSLGCVLYELATGAPPFDNGDAWAVLVSHRDTPPAPPRSRRADLPEPLDRAILALLAKQPEERPDDAAALVRQLTGVTRPGLPPEATPTQPDHAFRMPHWTQGIGTGSKATGSGQVRSEPHPGGAVAGLTGQWTGPTQPPLVVAPGPAAVAAAGRTGAPAAPAGAAHRTGAAAPPPEQLALLADRHSAGLSLGRLGRWAEAEETHRAVAAERERALGPDHPDTLVSRYEIGFALCRLGRHADAVRAYEQVVAGRERALGHDHPETLAARQESAYVLGRLGRHTEAHAVYTEVLAARERTMGADHPDTLLCRHNLAFNLSRLGRLEDSYRMASDVAGARARVLGPVHKDTLVTRYEVAYALGRLDRWEEALRTYLDVADARARTLGPDHPDTLAARYEAGISLGRLGRSEEALELYRELADARTRAHGPVHPETLRARHGVGVNLGRLGRWDEALAQARDVSALRERALGADHPDTLVSRRELAVALGRLDRWAEALAVYRQVADARQRVLGADHPDALSSRNDEAHCLDRLGRGAEAAELYRQVEALRRRQGGGTAGC
- the dhaK gene encoding dihydroxyacetone kinase subunit DhaK: MKQLINVPETVVADALRGMAAAHPELTVDVENRVVVRGDAPVQDKVALISGGGSGHEPLHGGFVGYGMLDAACPGEVFTSPVPDQMVRAAAAVDSGAGVLFIVKNYTGDVLNFDMAADMAEDEGVAVAKVLVEDDVAVTDSTFTAGRRGTGATLFVEKMAGAAAQEGAPLERVEAVARKVAGSARSFGVALSACTTPAKGSPTFDLPPGELELGIGIHGEPGRERRAMMTSGEIADFAVDAVLDDLAPDGPVLALVNGMGGTPLLELYGFAAEVHRVLAERGVAATRTLVGNYVTSLDMAGASVTLCRADEELLRLWDAPVRTPGLRWGA
- a CDS encoding PTS-dependent dihydroxyacetone kinase phosphotransferase subunit DhaM, which produces MPEREALAPRADARVGIVLVSHSADVAASVAHLATALAGGGEVAPVRAAGGTPDGGIGTNADGITEAARAADEGAGVVLLADLGSAVLTVKTLLAEDELPPGSELLDAPFVEGAVAALVTASAGADRAAVAAAAREAYDYRKT
- a CDS encoding NUDIX hydrolase, which encodes MATPDFIRELRVTAGRQLLFLPGVSAVVLDDEDRVLLARRADTGGWSIIGGIAEPGEQPAATAVREVYEETAVRCVPERVILVQGMEPVEYPNGDRCQFMDIAFRCRAVGGEAQVNDDESLEVGWFERDALPPLEEFALMRIKQAAGDGPAWFEHPAPPAA
- a CDS encoding O-antigen ligase family protein — protein: MASPVLEQPAAAARGGNASDIAGTLVLGSCAAWALITAAGRDSRPEGVLLAVLAVAAGYACGRVTGALLPVAAPALAALGCVALALASPRVVPGAMAAATGAEPAGRNGATAALLILAAGAACCAAAAARSRRVRPALRLLAVCVVAVALAYGPPAAFAAALGVLLASLGAERMRRRLLGLAGLALLTASVTGGVWAVAGDRAPDGLTAAVEGQVTEQRKALWADAVDAVRERPLMGYGPDTFGDLGDPAQRTAVSDGKPHSALLQVTSEQGVPGGVLLAAAFGWLLLALWASPCGTPVVLTAGAALTAVAVLACVSNALSFTAVTTGAGALAGIATARRLS
- a CDS encoding DUF3093 family protein translates to MSDHPRPQGACAETAPAGTRQPALWTGHARNRLQWPLATLGAGCLALGIVLAVTTAWTHNVVPLLMSVIGCVAAGLLMLFGTLAFVTVRVRVDHEALEVRCGHAGLPRRRIRLADVVEADHAPEVTPRKWGGWGYRWRPEQGTAVVVRRGEGLVLTLGDGRVFTVTVDDAEAAVDVIRQRLHRSGRNGPPLGGGHTAEA
- a CDS encoding glutamate racemase, which gives rise to MRIALLDSGLGLLAAAAAVRRLRPDADLVLSSDPGSMPWGPRTSADIAERALACARAAAAYEPDALIVACNTASVHALPALRAELEPGLPVVGTVPAVKPAAAEGGPVAVWATPATTGSPYQRRLIEEFGNGARITEVPCHGLADAVETGDEPAIDAAISAAALLTPRDVQTVVLGCTHYELVATRIRAATAPSAAPPADLRGSAAAVAAQALRRAGVRPAPDAEAAGGLTVLLGGAPAELPPAALGYAEGRLLAGVPATP
- a CDS encoding glycosyltransferase — protein: MAVAALGTWAWLLLCQGFFWRTDVRLPHRTAPDRAASRGGRPGRAEPERWPPVAVVVPARDEAGVLPRSLPSLLAQKYPGRAEVFLVDDGSTDGTGALARALADGHPGGLPLTVDSPGEPEPGWTGKLWAVRHGMALARDRTDAEYLLLTDADIAHDPDSLRDLVSAARTGGLELVSQMARLRVASGWERLLVPAFVYFFGQLFPFRRVNRPSARTAAAAGGCMLLRTDAAVRERLPDSIRQAVIDDVTLARAVKRGGSGRIWLGLADGVASVRPYDGLRELWRMVARSAYAQLRHSPAVLIGTVAGLVLVYLVPPATALAGAATGNWAAAAAGGAAWAVMTATYVPMLRYYRQPPWLALTLPLTAALYLLMTVDSAVQHHRGRGAAWKGRTYP